The following proteins are encoded in a genomic region of Streptomyces lunaelactis:
- a CDS encoding DUF6262 family protein: MRADNSRHIVAAARNRHEHTRARAIQALREIEAAGMAVTFDAVARAAGVSRSWLYTQPDLRAEIERLRTEQRCASAAPVPVQPRASDASLLRRLEAANERNRRLAEENRQLRRQLARALGDLRAARLQRLSAVGGTSSKLER, encoded by the coding sequence ATGCGGGCTGACAACTCCCGCCACATCGTCGCCGCGGCTCGCAACCGCCACGAGCACACCCGGGCCAGAGCGATCCAGGCCCTGCGCGAGATCGAGGCCGCGGGCATGGCCGTCACCTTCGACGCCGTCGCCCGTGCGGCCGGCGTCTCGCGGTCCTGGCTCTACACCCAGCCCGACCTGCGGGCCGAGATCGAACGGCTGCGGACCGAGCAGCGATGCGCTTCCGCCGCCCCGGTTCCGGTCCAACCGCGGGCCTCCGACGCCTCACTCCTTCGACGGCTGGAGGCTGCCAACGAGCGCAACCGCCGCCTCGCTGAGGAGAACCGCCAGCTCCGGCGGCAACTCGCCCGCGCACTCGGCGACCTGCGAGCCGCCCGGCTGCAGAGGTTATCTGCAGTTGGTGGGACTTCCAGCAAGTTAGAGCGTTGA
- a CDS encoding GNAT family N-acetyltransferase: MKVMLREVSDSDLPVFFAQMNDPEGIRMAAFTAKDPSDRAHFQAHWARIRQDPAVIARTIVGDSGEVVGHAAVFGPPEEREVTYWIGRQYWGRGAATAALRELLGVAPERPLHARVAADNVGSIQVLKKYGFVVTGSERDYANGRGEEVDEVLFTLLG, translated from the coding sequence ATGAAGGTCATGCTGCGGGAAGTAAGCGACTCTGACCTGCCCGTCTTCTTCGCTCAGATGAACGATCCGGAGGGGATCCGGATGGCGGCGTTCACCGCCAAGGACCCATCAGATCGCGCCCACTTCCAGGCCCACTGGGCACGGATCCGCCAAGATCCAGCGGTCATAGCGCGCACCATCGTCGGCGATAGCGGTGAAGTCGTCGGTCACGCTGCCGTGTTCGGCCCGCCCGAGGAACGCGAGGTCACGTACTGGATCGGGCGGCAATACTGGGGCCGAGGAGCTGCTACCGCCGCGCTGCGAGAGCTGCTCGGCGTCGCACCGGAGCGTCCACTGCACGCCCGCGTGGCTGCGGACAACGTCGGCTCCATCCAGGTCCTGAAGAAGTACGGATTCGTGGTCACCGGCAGCGAGCGGGATTACGCGAACGGGCGAGGCGAGGAAGTCGACGAGGTGCTCTTCACCTTGCTCGGCTGA
- a CDS encoding integrase has product MFVTTPEFLPQHRQQRGQLLQIVSAAEARGQLRVVEMNQQVLGNLDRIITALEADEAPGGTEVADAG; this is encoded by the coding sequence ATGTTCGTGACGACCCCGGAGTTCCTGCCTCAGCACCGGCAGCAGCGCGGACAGTTGCTGCAGATCGTCTCGGCGGCCGAGGCCCGCGGCCAGCTCCGCGTCGTCGAAATGAACCAGCAGGTCCTGGGCAACCTCGACCGGATCATCACCGCGCTGGAGGCCGACGAGGCACCCGGCGGCACGGAGGTGGCCGATGCGGGCTGA
- a CDS encoding pentapeptide repeat-containing protein, producing MRGGQIRIRQFLLAVGVLIAVAFLWWVALGPLTWLIAGDTVREITNTKDRAAAVSDVRQSIIQSAAGIGAVGALVFAARNFLLAREGQVTDRYTKAIGQLASEKGDERIGGIYALERIMTDSARDHYTIVEVLAAFVREHAQPPTGADEADPRVPADVQAALTVLGRRPRRPELELRPINLIGTWLRKADLRGADLEGSVLCRANLHGADLIRTRLQGAHLDGADLRDVKGLTRGQLTNVRGLEDPRTFLPSYL from the coding sequence ATGCGTGGGGGGCAGATCCGAATAAGACAGTTTCTGTTGGCCGTCGGCGTCCTTATCGCGGTGGCATTCCTATGGTGGGTGGCGCTCGGACCTCTGACATGGCTGATTGCTGGCGATACCGTACGGGAGATCACCAACACCAAGGATCGGGCCGCAGCGGTAAGCGACGTTCGGCAGTCCATCATCCAGTCAGCCGCAGGCATTGGGGCTGTGGGGGCACTGGTGTTCGCCGCCCGTAATTTTCTTTTGGCGCGTGAGGGACAGGTCACCGACCGCTACACGAAAGCGATCGGGCAACTGGCCTCGGAAAAAGGAGACGAACGCATAGGCGGCATCTATGCGCTAGAAAGGATCATGACTGACTCTGCTCGCGATCATTATACGATCGTGGAAGTCCTCGCTGCGTTTGTGCGAGAACACGCGCAACCACCCACCGGCGCAGACGAAGCCGACCCACGTGTGCCAGCGGACGTGCAGGCGGCATTGACGGTGCTGGGCAGGCGGCCGAGGCGGCCAGAGCTGGAATTGAGACCGATCAACCTCATCGGTACCTGGCTTCGTAAGGCGGACCTTCGTGGCGCGGATCTTGAGGGAAGTGTTCTCTGCCGGGCCAATCTCCATGGAGCAGACCTGATCAGGACAAGATTGCAAGGAGCGCATCTCGATGGCGCTGATCTCAGAGATGTGAAAGGTCTAACAAGGGGGCAGTTGACGAATGTGAGGGGCCTCGAAGACCCTCGCACATTCTTGCCCTCCTATCTGTAG